The following proteins are co-located in the Vigna angularis cultivar LongXiaoDou No.4 chromosome 2, ASM1680809v1, whole genome shotgun sequence genome:
- the LOC108327577 gene encoding GDSL esterase/lipase At5g03610, whose amino-acid sequence MNFNKQLFLLLNLFSVLLLSGERVLQAEAGHRHHHHHHHGPTKLFVFGDSYADTGNIQKAVSSSWKDPYGITFPGKPAGRFSDGRVLTDYIAKYLKVKSPIPYRYRKLMPQHVKYGMNFAFGGTGVFNTSVPLPNMTNQIDFLQQLIKDKVYSALDLTNSVALVSVAGNDYSHFLQTNGSEGLSSFVASVINQTTTNLIRIRELGVKKVVVGALQPIGCLPQITVSISFQRCNETPNALVLLHNTLLNEAVTTLNQQTKERSTFRILNLFDSFMSVLNHPSTHNIRDRLKPCCVGVSSNYSCGSVDNNVKKYRVCDDPKSAFFWDFVHPTQAGWHAVYNKLRTMNELQRILY is encoded by the exons ATGAACTTCAACAAGcagctttttcttcttctcaatcTTTTCTCGGTTCTACTTCTTTCAG GAGAAAGAGTGTTGCAAGCAGAGGCTGGCCAtcgtcatcatcaccatcaccatcatGGTCCAACAAAGTTGTTCGTTTTCGGAGACTCATATGCTGACACAGGCAACATTCAGAAAGCTGTTTCAAGCTCATGGAAAGACCCTTATGGCATCACCTTTCCCGGCAAGCCCGCCGGCAGATTTTCCGACGGTAGAGTCCTCACCGATTACATTG CTAAGTATTTGAAAGTGAAATCACCAATTCCCTACAGATATAGAAAACTGATGCCACAACATGTAAAATATGGGATGAACTTTGCTTTTGGAGGTACCGGTGTTTTCAACACGTCGGTTCCACTTCCAAACATGACAAACCAGATAGATTTCTTGCAACAGCTCATCAAAGACAAAGTCTACTCTGCCTTAGATCTCACCAACTCAGTTGCCCTTGTTTCTGTCGCTGGAAATGACTACAGTCATTTCTTGCAAACAAATGGTTCTGAG GGTTTATCATCTTTCGTGGCTTCAGTGATTAATCAAACAACGACGAATCTGATTCGCATAAGAGAGCTGGGAGTGAAGAAAGTAGTGGTGGGTGCTCTGCAACCCATTGGATGCCTTCCACAGATCACAGTCTCAATCTCATTCCAACGTTGCAATGAAACCCCCAACGCCCTCGTGCTTCTCCACAACACACTCTTGAACGAAGCAGTGACCACGTTAAACCAACAAACCAAGGAGCGTTCCACGTTCCGAATTCTTAACCTCTTCGACAGCTTCATGTCGGTGTTGAACCACCCTTCCACACACAACATTCGGGACAGGTTGAAGCCATGTTGTGTTGGTGTGAGCAGTAACTACTCGTGCGGGAGTGTGGACAACAATGTTAAGAAATATAGGGTATGCGATGATCCCAAATCTGCTTTCTTTTGGGATTTTGTGCACCCTACACAAGCTGGATGGCATGCAGTGTACAACAAGTTGCGAACCATGAATGAACTTCAACGGATTCTTTACTAG
- the LOC108327756 gene encoding uridine nucleosidase 1 isoform X1: MASQVNDANGAVNGALGNAEKLIIDTDPGIDDSMAILMAFQSSEVDVLGLTSVFGNTTTELSTRNALLLCEIAGREDVPVAEGSSGPLKGGTPRVADFVHGKDGLGNTLLPSPKGKKIEKSACEFLVEKVSEYPGEVSVLALGPLTNLALAIKSDSSFASKVKRIVILGGSFFALGNVNPAAEANIYGDPEAADVVFTSGANIVVVGINITTQVQFTDADLLQLKESQGKYAPFLSEICKFYRDWHVKSDGVHGIFLHDPVSFVALVRPDLFTYQKGVVRVETQGICVGHTLLDQGLKIWNTSNPWTGYSPVSVAWTVNVEGVVDYIKELLMKT; this comes from the exons ATGGCCTCGCAGGTTAACGACGCAAACGGTGCCGTCAACGGTGCCCTCGGAAACGCCGAGAAGCTTATTATCGATACCGACCCTGGGATCG ATGATAGCATGGCCATTTTGATGGCTTTTCAAAGTTCCGAGGTTGACGTTCTGGGTTTGACAAGTGTCTTTGGCAATACAACTACGGAACTTTCGACACGCAATGCTTTGCTGTTG TGTGAGATCGCAGGCCGTGAAGATGTTCCAGTTGCAGAGGGCAGCTCTGGGCCATTGAAG GGTGGAACGCCTCGTGTTGCTGATTTTGTTCATGGTAAAGACGGTCTAGGGAACACACTCCTACCTTCACCTAAAGGTAAGAAAATTGAGAAGAGCGCTTGTGAGTTTTTGGTAGAGAAAGTCTCTGAATATCCTGGCGAAGTATCTGTGCTAGCACTTGGACCACTAACAAATTTGGCTTTG GCAATCAAAAGTGATTCATCGTTTGCAAGCAAAGTGAAGAGAATAGTTATACTCGGTGGTTCATTCTTTGCCTTGGGCAATGTGAACCCTGCTGCAGAAGCAAAT ATCTATGGAGACCCAGAAGCCGCAGACGTTGTGTTTACCTCTGGTGCAAATATTGTTGTTGTCGGAATAAACATTACAACCCAAGTCCAATTCACAG ATGCTGATCTCCTTCAATTGAAAGAATCTCAAGGAAAGTATGCTCCCTTCTTGAGTGAGATATGCAAATTCTACCGGGACTGGCATGTAAAATCTGATGGTGTCCATG GAATTTTCCTCCACGATCCCGTCAGTTTTGTGGCACTTGTGCGTCCAGATCTTTTTACATACCAGAAAGGGGTTGTGAGGGTAGAGACACAAGGCATCTGTGTTGGGCATACACTTCTAGACCAAGGATTGAAAAT CTGGAATACGAGCAACCCATGGACAGGTTATTCTCCTGTTTCAGTTGCTTGGACCGTGAATGTCGAGGGAGTTGTTGATTATATCAAGGAGCTGCTGATGAAAACCTGA
- the LOC108327756 gene encoding uridine nucleosidase 1 isoform X2 — MAILMAFQSSEVDVLGLTSVFGNTTTELSTRNALLLCEIAGREDVPVAEGSSGPLKGGTPRVADFVHGKDGLGNTLLPSPKGKKIEKSACEFLVEKVSEYPGEVSVLALGPLTNLALAIKSDSSFASKVKRIVILGGSFFALGNVNPAAEANIYGDPEAADVVFTSGANIVVVGINITTQVQFTDADLLQLKESQGKYAPFLSEICKFYRDWHVKSDGVHGIFLHDPVSFVALVRPDLFTYQKGVVRVETQGICVGHTLLDQGLKIWNTSNPWTGYSPVSVAWTVNVEGVVDYIKELLMKT, encoded by the exons ATGGCCATTTTGATGGCTTTTCAAAGTTCCGAGGTTGACGTTCTGGGTTTGACAAGTGTCTTTGGCAATACAACTACGGAACTTTCGACACGCAATGCTTTGCTGTTG TGTGAGATCGCAGGCCGTGAAGATGTTCCAGTTGCAGAGGGCAGCTCTGGGCCATTGAAG GGTGGAACGCCTCGTGTTGCTGATTTTGTTCATGGTAAAGACGGTCTAGGGAACACACTCCTACCTTCACCTAAAGGTAAGAAAATTGAGAAGAGCGCTTGTGAGTTTTTGGTAGAGAAAGTCTCTGAATATCCTGGCGAAGTATCTGTGCTAGCACTTGGACCACTAACAAATTTGGCTTTG GCAATCAAAAGTGATTCATCGTTTGCAAGCAAAGTGAAGAGAATAGTTATACTCGGTGGTTCATTCTTTGCCTTGGGCAATGTGAACCCTGCTGCAGAAGCAAAT ATCTATGGAGACCCAGAAGCCGCAGACGTTGTGTTTACCTCTGGTGCAAATATTGTTGTTGTCGGAATAAACATTACAACCCAAGTCCAATTCACAG ATGCTGATCTCCTTCAATTGAAAGAATCTCAAGGAAAGTATGCTCCCTTCTTGAGTGAGATATGCAAATTCTACCGGGACTGGCATGTAAAATCTGATGGTGTCCATG GAATTTTCCTCCACGATCCCGTCAGTTTTGTGGCACTTGTGCGTCCAGATCTTTTTACATACCAGAAAGGGGTTGTGAGGGTAGAGACACAAGGCATCTGTGTTGGGCATACACTTCTAGACCAAGGATTGAAAAT CTGGAATACGAGCAACCCATGGACAGGTTATTCTCCTGTTTCAGTTGCTTGGACCGTGAATGTCGAGGGAGTTGTTGATTATATCAAGGAGCTGCTGATGAAAACCTGA
- the LOC108329352 gene encoding zinc finger A20 and AN1 domain-containing stress-associated protein 4-like, giving the protein MAEEHRCQAPEGHRLCANNCGFFGSPATMNLCSKCYRDIRLKEEEQAKTKSTIETALSSSSAAATATVASVTAVVSSPAPVESLPQPAVVTAPDACAPLQANRCGACRKRVGLTGFKCRCGITFCGTHRYPEKHACGFDFKAVGREEIARANPVIKGEKLRRI; this is encoded by the coding sequence ATGGCCGAAGAACACCGATGCCAAGCTCCCGAGGGTCACAGACTCTGCGCCAACAACTGCGGCTTCTTCGGCAGCCCCGCCACCATGAATCTCTGTTCTAAATGCTACAGAGACATCCGACTCAAGGAAGAAGAACAAGCCAAAACCAAATCCACCATCGAAACTGCTCTGTCTTCATCCTCCGCCGCAGCAACAGCAACCGTCGCCTCCGTCACCGCTGTGGTTTCCTCGCCTGCGCCGGTTGAATCCCTCCCTCAACCGGCGGTCGTGACCGCGCCGGACGCGTGCGCACCGCTTCAGGCGAATCGGTGTGGCGCGTGTCGGAAGCGCGTGGGGTTGACCGGGTTCAAGTGCCGGTGTGGCATCACGTTCTGTGGGACCCACAGGTACCCCGAGAAACACGCCTGTGGCTTCGATTTCAAGGCGGTTGGGAGAGAGGAGATAGCTCGGGCGAATCCGGTGATCAAAGGGGAGAAGCTACGGAGGATTTAA
- the LOC108329351 gene encoding purple acid phosphatase 22 produces the protein MMGRKCSRRSLMEFPILLIHTLFLLLFPLPLFSEHDNFVRQPAGQLIITPHQRSHSDPQQVHISLVGKEKMRVSWITEAKHAESVVEYGTESGEYSAKSTGEHTSYRYFLYNSGKIHNVVIGPLKPGTTYFYRCGGSGPEFCLKTPPHNFPLEFVVVGDLGQTEWSASTLKHVESREYDVALLPGDLSYADSQQPLWDSFGRLVEPYASKRPWMVTEGNHEIEIFPIIYPQPFQAYNARWPMPFQQSASTSNLYYSFQLVATHVIMLGSYTDFHAQSQQYNWLRSDIANIDRAKTPWLIVLLHAPWYNTNEAHQGEGESMRQAMEKLLYNARVDLVFAGHVHAYERFTRIYDNKVDSCGPMYVTIGDGGNREGLALMFKNPPSPLSLYREPSFGHGRLRIVNETHAHWSWHRNNDTDAVIADGVWIESLSSSQACSIQQDAPNEEL, from the exons ATGATGGGAAGAAAATGCAGCAGACGGTCTCTTATGGAGTTCCCAATCCTCCTCATACACACCCTGTTCCTCCTTTTGTTCCCACTGCCTCTATTCTCCGAACACGACAATTTCGTTCGTCAGCCAGCTGGTCAACTCATCATCACACCACACCAACGCTCCCATTCTGATCCGCAACAG GTGCACATTTCATTGGTGGGGAAAGAGAAGATGAGGGTGTCGTGGATAACGGAAGCGAAGCATGCAGAATCCGTGGTGGAGTACGGAACAGAGTCAGGGGAATATAGCGCAAAATCAACGGGGGAGCATACCTCGTACCGATATTTTTTGTACAATTCCGGCAAGATTCACAACGTTGTTATTGGTCCTTTGAAACCAGGCACCACTTACTTCTACAGGTGTGGAGGGTCGGGCCCAGAGTTTTGTCTCAAGACACCTCCACACAACTTCCCTCTTGAATTTGTCGTCGTTG GGGACTTAGGACAAACAGAATGGAGTGCATCAACCTTGAAACATGTCGAAAGCAGGGAGTACGACGTTGCGTTGTTACCAGGAGATCTATCCTACGCAGACTCCCAACAACCCTTGTGGGACTCCTTTGGTCGTTTGGTGGAACCCTATGCCAGTAAAAGGCCATGGATGGTTACCGAAGGCAACCACGAGATCGAGATTTTCCCCATTATTTACCCACAACCCTTCCAGGCCTACAATGCTCGTTGGCCTATGCCCTTCCAACAAAGTGCTTCCACCTCAAACCTCTATTACTCCTTCCAGCTTGTTGCCACCCATGTCATCATGCTAGGTTCCTACACTGACTTTCACGCCCAATCACAACAATACAACTGGCTCCGATCTGATATCGCCAACATTGACAGGGCCAAGACACCTTGGCTCATTGTGTTGTTGCATGCACCTTGGTATAACACTAATGAGGCACACCAAGGTGAAGGTGAATCCATGAGACAAGCCATGGAAAAATTGCTTTATAATGCCCGTGTTGACTTGGTTTTTGCTGGCCATGTTCATGCCTATGAACGCTTC ACTCGAATTTACGATAACAAGGTTGACTCATGTGGACCCATGTACGTGACCATTGGAGACGGAGGAAATCGAGAGGGGCTTGCGTTAAT GTTTAAGAACCCTCCAAGCCCGCTCTCGTTGTATCGAGAACCAAGCTTCGGACATGGAAGGTTGAGAATAGTAAATGAAACACACGCACACTGGTCGTGGCACCGAAACAACGACACTGATGCTGTCATAGCTGATGGCGTTTGGATAGAGAGTTTAAGCAGCTCCCAAGCATGTTCGATACAACAAGATGCTCCCAACGAAGAGCTATAA
- the LOC108328792 gene encoding LOW QUALITY PROTEIN: protein MAEA homolog (The sequence of the model RefSeq protein was modified relative to this genomic sequence to represent the inferred CDS: inserted 1 base in 1 codon) has translation MKELQRVLATLAFKKDTECATYKVLFEDKQWDFLVDPXQEFCKLYGMTLEPLLNIYLQAGLSALKTPYCFEDDCTKEDPLSQEAFRTLALPLPYSKQHHSKLLCYITKELMDTANPPQVLPNG, from the exons ATGAAAGAATTGCAGCGGGTCCTTGCAACACTAGCTTTTAAAAAGGATACTGAATGTGCCACATACAAG GTTTTATTTGAAGATAAGCAATGGGATTTTCTAGTGGACC TACAGGAGTTCTGCAAGTTATATGGCATGACGTTAGAACCCTTGCTCAATATCTATCTGCAAGCTGGGCTTTCCGCTCTCAAGACACC ATATTGTTTCGAGGATGATTGCACAAAAGAAGATCCGCTATCACAGGAAGCTTTCCGCACATTAGCCCTTCCATTGCCGTACTCAAAGCAGCATCACTCTAAGCTTCTTTGCTATATAACTAAGGAGTTAATGGACACTGCGAACCCACCGCAAGTCTTGCCCAATGGATGA